In Thermogemmata fonticola, the genomic stretch TGCGCGCTCAGGTGCAAGCGCTGCAAATCCTGCTCTGCCGCTTCCGGATGGTCCTCCGCCCCTTCCACTGCACGGGTCAACGCCTCGACACCTCCCGCGATGACGCCGACGACCATCTCCGGCGGGGTCTGAAATGTCGGCGGCATCTCCGTGGCGTCCAGCACGCCCAAACGGCCCGAAGTTCCCGCGCCCAGGTAAATCAATCGGCCGCCCCGTTCCAGCCGCTCGGCGATCACGGCAATCCCCTGGGCGATGGCCGGAGCTTGCGTGGCCACCGCTGGCGCGACGCGCGCATCCTCGGCGTTCATCAGCCGCACGATTTCCAACGGCGTCATCTCATCGAGGTGGGCCGAGGCGGCCAGGCGGCCTTCCGTTTGCAGATGATCCATAGCTCACGTTCCTGAATCCGTCCGACTCTGGTAGGGACTTCAGTGCCGCGGCGCCGGCCGAGGGTTTCCCCAGCGGTCAGCCAGCAAAGCCACAGCGACGGTGGTGAGCGTGCCCAGGGGCGCCCACCAGGGCCAGGCGAGCGTGGTGGACCACCAGGTGGCAGCGACGACGGCCAAGCCCGCCAGCAAGCCTAGGAGGGCCGCGGAAGCACGGGGCACGCGGCGGCGGCAGCCGAGTAGAAATAAACCCAGGATGCCGCCGGTGGTCCAGCCCGTGATGCTCAGAGCGGCATCGACCACGCTGCGTTCCAGATAGTGCGCCGCGCCGATCGCTACGGCCGCCTGGCACACTCCGCACGCGACGGTGGCCCGCCGCCCGATCCGCACTTGCTCCTCTTCGCTCAGATGGCCGAACCAGCCGCGGTAGAAGTCCCGGACCACCACCCCCGCCGAGCTGTTCAGCGAGGAGGACAGGGTGGACATGGCGGCGGCCAGCACCGCAGCCACCAGCAAACCCACGACCCCCACCGGCAGACCGTGCACAATATAGTATCCGAACACCGCATCTGCCCGTTCGGCCACCGCCGCCGGCACTTCCCAGCGGCCCTGCTGCTGGACCACCGCCAGGCTGACCCCGATGAGTAGAAACAACCCGAACTGCACCGCCACGACCAGTCCGCTGCCGATCAACGCCCAGCGCGCCGCCCGCACCGAACCGGCGCAGAGCAGACGTTGCACCGTCAGTTGGTCCGCCCCGTGGGTACCCATCGTCAGAAATGCGCCGCCGAGGATGCCCGCCCACAGGGTGTACGGCTCCCGCCAGTCCCAGCGAACGTCCCACAGTTGCAGCTTGCCCGCGCTGGCTGCCGTCGCAGACCAGCCCCCCAGGCCGCCTTCCGCCTCCGCCAGCAATAGACCCAATGCCAGCACCGCTCCCCCGATGTAAATGCACCACTGAAGGACGTCCGTCCACACCACGGCTCGCATGCCTCCCAGGCCGGTGTACAGCAGCGTGGCCACGCTCAGGACCAGAATCGACGGTACCAGCTCCCACCCCGCCAAATGTTGCAGCAGCAGGGCCGTCAGGAACAGCCGCAGTCCATCGGCCAAAGTCCGCGTCACCAGGAATAGGCCCGCCGCGCCCCGCTGTACGGCGGGACCGAAACGGGTCTGGAGCACCTCGTAGGCCGAGATGAACTGGCCGGTGAAATACAGCGGCACCAGCAGCCAGGCCACCACCATCCGCCCCAGGATCAGCCCCAAGGCCAATTGCAGGAAAGTCAGGTTTCCTCCGGCACGATAGGCCAGGCCGGGCACGCTCAGAAAGGTCACCGTGCTGGTTTCCGTCGCCACGATGGAAATCAAAAGCAACACGGCCGGAAAGCGCCGGCCCCCCAAAAAGTATTGCTGGCTACTCTGCTGCCGACGCCCAAAAGACAGGCCGACTCCCAAAGTCGCCGCGGCGTAGGCCACCACCACCGCCCCATCCCACCACGACAATGTGCTCATGATCCCTTCCGCGGCTCCGCTCGCTCAGTTGGCCAGCAACTTCCCCCTCCCCGACCTTCAACAGCCCCGGCAGGGACTGATCCCGCCGATTCGGAGGCAGCAGGAGACTGCCATTTTCCTAGCGATGGAAGCCCTGGGCGGCGGGCCAGCGGCCCGCGTGATTTGTCCGCTTCCCGGAAAGGGGAAGAGAAGGTGAACCTATTCTTCCGGCGGGGGAGGGGGACTATCGGGGACGGGAAAGGGGATGCGCCCGCGGTCCACCTCTTCAGGCCGGGCCATGAGTGTGACCAGGAGCACCTTCCGTTCCATGCCGCGCTGGACTTCCACCTCAATCACCGCTCCTGGCCGGCAGGAACAGACGTAAGCGATCACTTGCTGCGTGGTTTGCGGATGGAACTGGTTGACGCGGATGATCACATCTTGGGGTTGCAGGCCGGCACGTGCCGCCGGCTTGCCCGGTTCCACCGCCTCGATTGCCAGCGTCTCCTGATTGAGGATCACTCCCATGTAGCCCCGCCCCGTCGGGTCCGGCAGGGCGGCACTCCGTTCCGCCGGCGCGGACGGAATGGGCGTTAGCACGGGCAAGCCCCAGGCGCACCCCATCATCCCTCCCCAGATCAGACTCAGCCATGCTCCCATGATCCTTGCCCCTCCCGTCTCCTGGCTTCCAGGACGGACTCAGCACGCCGCCCAAAGCAAGGGAAAAAGAGTATTCCTACGCTCCGGCTCCTTCCGGAGATTATCCTGCGCTCCGGTCCTGGGGGGTATCTGCGGACTGTTCCCTCCTGCTACCGACCTTGTTTTTTCTCGCCCCTTGTCTTTTCTGGCCCTTCGTCTTTTCTGGCCCTTCGTCTTTTCTGGCGATCCTTCCATTGCGTCTATTCTGGCATCTCCTCCGTCCCTTGGACCTCCACTCCTTCCGTTGGACCTCCGGCGTGCGGACTCCTCGGCGAGAGTCAGGGTCTGCGGTGTGCGGTCTCCTCGGCGAGTTTCTCTCCTGGGAAGTTGTGGGACCAAAGCAGCGCGTCGTGAGGAATGCGGGCAGGTCCGGGCAGTCGGCCGTCTCAGGTGTCCTCCTGGGCCACTTCGATGACGACACAGGAGACGTTATCGCGGGACCCTTGATCTAAGGCCAACTGGCAGAGATGCTCGGCGCATTGCTGCATGTCGTCGCAGACGTTGACCTCGCGGGCCAGTTGTTCGTCGGAGACGACGCCGGTGAGGCCGTCGGTGCAGAGCAGGTAGCGGTCCCCCGCCTGCAAGGGCAGCACCTGGACCTCCGGTCCTTCGCCGACTTCTTTGCTGCCCAGGTATTTCCAGAGGACGTTGCGGAAGCGGTGCTCCTTGGCTTCGGCGGCGGAGATGGTGCGGGCTTCCACCAGGGCTTGCGCCAGGGAATGGTCCACCGTCAGTTGCTGGATGAAGCCGGGGCGGATGAGATAGGCGCGGCTGTCCCCCACGCCGGTGATGAAGAGTTCCTGGCCGCGGTTACGCCAGAAGGCCAAAACCACGGTGGTGCCCATGTTCCGCATGTCGCGTTCGGAGGCTCCCAGGGCCATGATCTCTTCGTTGGCCAGGACGATCGCGCGCCGGGTCGCTTGTTTGACCGCCTCCAGGGGCATCTGCGGCGTAATACTCTTGCGCAGCTCGCGGGGAATAATCTCGACAGCTTTGCGACTAGCAATCTCTCCCGCCGCCTGCCCTCCCATGCCATCGGCTACGATGCAGATCGTCAGCTCCGGGAACACCTTGACATCCACGGCATCCTCGTTGTTCTCGCGGTAGTTGCCGAGCAGGCTACATTTGCCGATGTGAAAGGTCCAGCCCATCGTTTCCTCCTGCGGTCGGCGCTTACCCACCCCCTTGCGGACCGGGGCACACCGCACTGTTCCACCAAGGAGGGCGGCCTGCGGAACCACACGACTGGGAAAACGCCGCGGTCAACACGCGGGGTATTGTACACCATTATAAAACATCTGCCCGCCGCTATAGTAAAAATACCATATTTTCCCCCGCCGTTGGAAGAGCAGGCGCCGCCGGTCTCCCAAACTCTCTTTACACCGCCGCGATCAGCAGAGTAAGTAGGGAACGACGGCTACGGGACGGAATGCGGGCCGTGACACCGGCAGGGGGAGAGCGGAGGCATGGACGGGCCAAACGCCGGCGCCGAGGCAGGCCGGGGCATTGTGCTGGTGCACGACTGGCTCACGGGAATGCGGGGCGGGGAAAAATGCCTGGAACCGCTCTGCCGGCGCTGGCCCCAGGCCCAGCTTTGCACCCTCTTTTACCGCCGCGGCAGTGTCTCACCCGCCATCGAACGCCTGCGCATTCGACCGAGTTGGCTCAACCGCTGGCCCGGCGTGCACCACTACTACCGCTACCTGCTCCCCTTGATGCCCCTCGCCGCCGGTTGGCGCATTCCCCGCGCCGAGCTGGTTGTCAGCTTGAGCCATGCGGTGGCCAAGTCGGCCCAGCCGCCGCCCGGAGTGCCGCACGTCTGCTATTGCTTCACGCCGATGCGTTACGCCTGGCACATGAAGGAAGCCTATTTTGCCGCCGCGCGCAATCCCTCGGCCTGGTCCTGGGGGCTGCTCCGCTGGCTGGAGCAGGTGAAGAGCGGAAGCCGGGAGCGCCTCCTGGAGGCCCTGCGCCGCTGGGACCAGGCCACCGCCGCCCGCGTCACCCATTTCCTGGCCATCAGCCACACCGTCCGCCAGCGCATCTGGGACTGCTACCGCCGCGATGCCGCCGTCATCTATCCGCCGGTCGATACCGACTTTTACACCCCCACGTTCCAGAAGCGGGAACCGTTTTACCTGATCGTCTCGGCCCTGGCGCCGTATAAGCGCTTCGATCTGGCGATCGCGGCTTGCGAGCGCTTGCGCCGGCGCTTGGTAATCATCGGGACGGGCCAGGATCGCCGCCGCCTCCAAGCCGTGGCGGGTTCTCAGACCCACTTTCTCGGCTGGCAGCCGGATGAGGTGGTGCGGGATTACCTCCGCCGGGCGCAGGCCCTGCTCTTTCCCGGCGAGGAAGATTTCGGCATCGTGCCGCTGGAAGCCCAGGCTTGCGGCTGCCCGGTCATCGGTTTTGGCCGCGGCGGCTTGACCGAAACGGTGCTGCCCCTGGGCCGCAGCCGCACGCCCACGGGGGTCTTGTTTGGCGAGCAGACCGTGGAGGCGGTCATCGAAGCGATCGTGGAGTGGGAGCGGCACCGCGAGGCGTTCGATCCACACCAGGCGCGCCGGCAGGCCTTGCGCTTCAGCCGCCAGCGCTACGAAGCTGAGATGTTCGCCTATCTGGAAGCCGTCCGTGCCGGGCGCCAGCCGACGCGCGAGGACCGCACCGCGAGAGAACCGAGCATGAGGCTGCCAGTGCCCTATTCCGCCGCAGCGTGACGGATCACTTTCCCGAACAGGCGGACGGTTGGTTCGGCCCTGTCCTTTGGTTTCGCCGGGCTGGGATTTTGCAGTTTTGCCGGAGTGGGTTTGCGGTTTCGCCGGGCTGGGATTTTGCAGTTTTGCCGGAGTGGGTTTGCGGTTTCGCCGGGCTGGGATTTTGCAGTTTTGCCGGAGTGGAGCTGCGGTTCCGCCGGGCTGGGTCTGCGGGTCAGTTGACGACGTTGCGTAAAGGCTGGCCGAGGAGAGCGCGGCGGCAGTTCTGCGCCCCCTTGACGCGCATGTCCCGCAGTCCTTCCTCGGAGTAGAACGCCGCGTGGGGGTTGATGATGAGGCGGTCGTGGCAGGGGTCGGCGGGATCGCGCCAGGCTTGCAGCAGGGGGTCATCGGGGGGCGGCGGTTCCTGGGGCAGCACGTCGAGGGCGGCGCCGCGGAGATGGCCGCGGCGTAGAGCGTCGCGCAAAGCCAGCGTGTCCACAATGGCCCCGCGGGCCGTGTTCACCAGATACGCTCCCGGCGGCAGCAGGGCCAGGGCGCGGGCGTCGATCAGATGCCGGGTTTCCTCCGTCAGCGGGCAGTAGATGCTCAGCACATAGGCTTGGGACAGCAATTCCTCCAGCGTTTCCACGCGGGTGAACCCCAGGGCTTTATCCAACCCGTCGGTGATGTACGGATCGTAGAAGACCACTTTCATGCCGAAGGCTTTGGCCCGCAGCGCCGCCGCGATGCCGATCCGCCCTAAACCCAGCGAGGCGTAGACTCGTCCCCGCAAGCGGTAGAGCGGGCCGCCGGGCTGATAGTGCCAGGCGTTGGGTTCGCCCCGCTGCAAGCGCCGGCTGTGATAGGTCACCCCCCGCACCAGGCTTAGCATCAAGGCGATGGCCGAGTCCGCAACTTCCTCCGTGCCGTAATCCGGCACGTTGGCCACCGGAATCCCCTTCTGCCGTGCGTAGCGGTAATCGACATTGTCGTATCCCACCCCGCAGCGCACGATCAACTTGCACCGCTGCAAGCGGTCGATTGTCTGCCGGCTCAGGCGGATCGTGTGGAAGAGCATGAGGGCGTCGGCCTCTTCGACCTTCCCGTGCAGCTCTTCTTCCTGATGGGCGTTGAGCATGACCACGTCGGCAATGTCCCCCAGGACTTCGCGTTCCGGGGCGGCATCATCGACCACAAAGTCCGCGATAACGACGCGATAGCGTGCCATGTCTGCATCCTTTCCCTTGCCAAGAGCGGTTCCTGGAACGGTCTCGTCTCGCCGGTTTCCTCCCCGCTCTGTCCGTGGAGTGACAGCGGTGCCGAGCCTTCGCTTCCTGGGGGAGTCGTCCTTACGCTTTCTGCGGCGGGTCCCTCTCGCGCGGGGAGCGGGCGTGCCGAACGCGTAGCCGCTGGTCGAAGCGGGGGCGTGCCGAGAGCTTCGCGGCATTCCACGACTCTCTGGGCTGCAACAGCCCTTGCTCGATAAGATAGGGGAGGAACCACGCTTGGCCGAGAGGCATGCTCCGATGTATCCCCGCAATCGCGCCCGTGAAGTCGCCCTGCAACTGCTCTTTGAACGGGATTTTCTCCCCCAGCCGTTGCCCTTCCAGGAGATTGCCTCGTTTGCGCGGACGCGCCTACGGGGACTGCCGGAGCAGGTCGAGTACTGCCTGTCACTGTACCAGGGGGTTGAGGAGCATCGCCAAGCGATTGACCAGGCTCTGACGGCGGTTTTGGAGAACTGGCGGCTCTCCCGCCTCCATCCAGCGGATCGCAATGTCCTGCGCTTGGCCGCCTTCCAGATTCTCTTCGATCCCGATCCTCAGCCGGTGCCGGTGATCATCCACGAAGCGGCGAATCTGGCCCACCGTTACGGCACAGAAGAGTCGGCCCGCTTTGTCATGGGCATCCTGGACAAACTGGCCCAGCAGCGCGCGCAGCCGTCCGCTTCTTCCTCCGCCTCCTCGCCGGCACCGCCGGCATAGCGTCCTCCCCCGCAGCGCCGGCTCGCTAGCACCGCCGGAGTGAAGCCGGATGTGTCAGGCATTTCAGGACTACGTCCTAAGCGTTTCCGGAGTATTGTGTCAGGCGTTTCCGGAGTATTGTGTCAGGCGTTTCCGGAGTACGTGTCAGGCGTTTCCGGAGGGTGTAGGTTTGGGGGGGGACTGTAGTTTTGAGGCGTGCGGTTTTGGGGCGGCGGGGCAGCCTGGAGGAGAAAGCCGAAGCGACGTTGGCCCTCACACCTTTTCGCCGCGGCGTGAGAAGTCGGTTGTGCGCCAGAGGACGGCGATCTGTTCCTGCAAGCGCTGGTGGAGGTCGAAGACGGCGTGGAAATCTTCGGGCCGGTCGCGTTCGGAGCGGCTGAGGATGCCCAGATCGATGAGTTGGTACACGATGCATCCGACGTCGTCGGTGCTGTGCACGCCCCAGCGGCGCAGGACGAGGGAAGCCAGCAGGCCGAACTGCTCCACGGCGAAGTCCACCAGTCCTTCGAGCAGCTCTTTGCCGCTGATGTGGCGTTCCCGGCTCTGGTCGCGGTGCCGCTCCAATTTCTGCTGCGTGAAGCTGACGGCGGCGCAGACGAACTCATACGCCTCGTAGGCGTAGCGACGATCCTGGCGGCACAAGTCCCAGATGCGGCTATCCACGGCGATTGATCGGCAGCGCGAGGTGAAAGGCCGGTCAGGAAGCGGCGCTCCTCCGCCTGTTCCCGCCGGTTTCACCATCGGGTGTTTTCGTCCGGTATCTCATTTTATCAACTGTCCGGCCTGGGTGGAGTTTATCGATCGTCCGGTTCGGTGGAGTCGTCCGGCAGGGGAGAGGCGGGGGGAGTGGGGGTGGGCCGTGCGCTTTGGCCCGATCGCGGGTTATGGAGGACCGCGTCGATTTCGGCCAGGGGCAGCGTCAGGTGCCGTCCATCTTCCAGCTCGACGAGCAGGCGTTGGGCCAGGATTTCCTGTTCGACGACCCGCCCGCGTCCGCGGCGCGTTTGGACGGTGCTGCCGACGGCGGGCAGCTTTTGAGCCAGTTCCAGGTAGGCTTCGTACTCGAAGCGGAGGCAGCATTTGAGGCGGCCGCAGCGGCCGGAGATTTTGGCGGGGTCCAGGGTCGCCTTCTGGAGCTTGGCCATGGGCATGGTCACCGGCGGCATGGCGAGCATGTGGGTGTTGCAGCAGACGGGTTTGCCACAATCGCCGTAGTCGGCCAGGAGGCGGGCTTCGTCCCGCACGCCGATCTGGCGCAGTTCGATCCGCTTGCGGAAGTGCCGGGCCATGCTCTTGACCAGCTCGCGGAAATCGACCCGCTGCTCGGCCAGGAAGTAAAAGATGACGCGCTCTTCTCCCAGGAGCCATTCCACATCGACCAGTTGCATGGGCAGATGGTGCTGGAGGATGAGGCGGGCGGCGTCGTCGTAATCCTGGCGGCGGCGGGCTTGATGCTCCTGGGCTTTGGCCTGATCGGCGGGGGTGGCCAGGCGGAGCAACTCCCCTTCCGTGGGGTCGGGAATCTGCTCGACGGCGGCGGCGGTGGCCGGACACAAAGCCGTGCCCAGCTCGGTCCCCCGCTCGGTCTGCACCACGACAGCCGCTCCTCGCTGCACCGCCAGGTCGGCCACGGGGGTGAACACGCCGTGCAAATGCATGGCGCCGTGCCGCACAATCCAGGCACGCGGATCAACCGATACCTTGGGCCTTGCCGGTTTCATTGTCCTTCTCGCGGGCAGGTTGGCGGGAGGCGCCGCGCTCCCTGGGGCAGTTTCCTGGTCCCTCCAGCCGCTGGATCGGCGGCCATGCCCCGGCGCCCGCCTGGGCTGGCTATACCTGCAATTCTACCACGTCGCGGTCCTGCAAGACGTAATCCCGCCCCACGGTTTGTCCTGCAAAGGCGGCGCTGCCCCAGACACGGGCAGCCTTGACCTTTTCCCCCAGCTCGCGGTGGATGTGCTCCGCCAGGTCGGCCACCGTGCTGCCGCGCCGCAGGGTGAAGGGACTGGAGCGATCCGGCGGCTGGCCCGGCTCCTTGCCGTAGACGCGGATGACATCCAACAGGCGGAAGATGGCCTGGCGCAATTCCGACAACCCTTCCCCGCGCTCGGCGGAGATCGTTTGCCAGGGGTAGGTGTCGTCGAACACTTCCCGCGCCAGGGCCAGGCGGATGTCGGCGGCGGGATCGTCCGCTTTGGTCGCCACCAGAAGGGTGGGCAGGGCATAGTGGGCCGGGTCCTCCGGCGGCGGCGCTCCGGGGGGAACCAGATGGCGGCGGGCCTGCCGGAGCCGGTCGATCACCGCTTGCGTGGCTGGAGGGCCGTCATCATCGGACAGGTCCAGAAACAGCAGGGCGGCGTCGGCCCCGCGGGTGATGTCCGTGAGGAAGTGATCGTAATGGTCCGCACTGATCGGCGGCAGATCGACCAGTTGGATGCGGACATCCTCGTAATCCATCATGCCGGGCAGGGGTTCGCGGGTGCTGAAGGGATAAGGGGCGACCACGGGCGTAGCCTGGGTCAAGGCGGCGAGCAGGCGGGATTTGCCGGAGTTGGGCGGTCCCAGCAGCACGACCTGGCCAGCTCCCTGGCGGGGAATCTTGTGCACCGTCCCCCCGCTGCGCTTCGGGGCCGTGCGCGCCTGCTCGATTTGGTCCGTCAACTCGGAGATCCGCCGCTTCAGGTCTGCTTGCAGCTTCTCGCTGGCCTTGTGCTTGGGCAAAAGGACCCACATCTCCCGCAGGGCGGCCAGCTTCTCTTCGGGGCCTTTCGCCTTGCGGAAGCGTTCCTCGGCTTCGTGATACTGCGGCGGCAGATTGACAGCCACGGTTCCTCCTCCTTGCCACGCTGTCTCCCCAGGCATTGTACACCAGAGGTGCGTCGGTTGCCGGGACGGGGGCGGAGCGCCGGGCTGGGTGCTGCCCTGCTGCTTCCCGCGGTGTTCCGCTAAAACGAAGGGCAGTGCCGGAAGCGAGCCAGGGAGCCGGGCCAGTCCTTCTCCCGGTTCGTCGGCAAACTGCGCCGCTGCCCGGCGGGTGCGCGGGATGCCCCAAGGGCCGGGGCGTTGCTTCAGCCGCGGAGAAGCCGAGAGAGAAGCAGTCCGGGACAGCGAACGGCAGTTCGAGCCAGGAAACGGCAGTCAGAGTCAGAGAAAGGAAAGACGGCCATGAGCGGTCTGTATGAGCAGATTCAAGAGTCGGCGGCGTATATCCGCCAGCGCTGGGCGCACACTCCGGCGGCGGCCATCGTGCTGGGCACCGGCTTGGGGTCCCTGGCGGCGGACATTGTCGCCGAGGCGGTACTGCCCTACGAGCAGATTCCGCACTTTCCCCGTTCCACCGCGCCGAGCCATAAAGGCCAGCTCGTCTGCGGCATGCTGGCGGGCCGGCCCATCCTGGCGATGGAGGGCCGCTTCCATTACTACGAGGGTTACTCTCTCCAGCAGATCACCTTCCCCGTGCGGGTGTTCAAAGCCTTGGGCGCCTCGGCCTTGCTCCTGACCAACGCCGCCGGCGGACTCAACCCCCGCTTCCGCAAAGGCGACCTGATGCTCATCGAAGACCACATCAACCTGATGGGGGACAATCCGCTCATCGGCCCGAACGACGAGCGGCTGGGGGAACGCTTCCCGGACATGAGCCAGGCGTATGATCTGTCCCTGCGGCAGCGCTTGCAGCAGTTGGCGCTGGAGGAGCGGATTCCCTTGCAAGGGGGGGTGTTTGTGGCCCTGGCGGGTCCCTGCCTGGAGACCCCCGCCGAGTACCGCTTCCTGCGCACGATCGGCGCCGATGCCGTCGGCATGTCCACCGTGCCGGAGGTGATCGTGGCGGTGCATGCCCGCTTGCCGGTGGCCGCCATCTCCGTCATCACCGATATGTGCCTGCCGGATGCCCTGACGCCCGTCTCCCTGCCGGAGATTCTCCAGGTGGCCCAGCAAGCGGAAGCGCCGCTCCGCCGCCTCATCACCCGCCTGGTGGCGACGTTACCCGCCGAGACTTCCGCTCCGTCCGCTTGAAGTGTTCGGTCGGAAGTGTCCGGTTTCGTCTTCTTCCTCCCCGCGTCCGCCGGAAGTATCCGGTGCTGTTGTCTTCCTCCACTCCGCCCGCCGGAAGCGCTTGGTGTTGTTTTCTTCCGCCGTCTCGTCTGTTCCGCCTCGCTCCTGCTCAGGATATACTGCCAGTAGTCAGTGAAAGCGGCAGACAGTCAGGATGGTGGGCCACAGTCCCAGCGATGTGCAGCCGGAGAGTAGCAGCAGCGGGTAGCCGGAGGGCAACAGCTATGGCAGCCGGTCGAGGGATCGCCGCGAGCGCCGGGTGGATTCTCATGAGCCTGGCAGCAGTGGGGACCGATCCGGCGCGCAGCCAGGTTCCCCCCCTCCCTTCGGGAGACGCCCAGGCCATTCTCGGCATCTGGGAAGTGACCGCCTTGGAAATCAGCGGGCGGCCCGAAAGCGACAAAAACTATCGCTGGACCACCTTCGTCTTCACTGCGGACAAACTCGTGCTCCGGGAAGGGTTCAATCCCCCCGTGGAGTTCACCTATGTGCTCGATCCGTCGGCAACGCCCAAGACGATCGACTTGACCGTGCGCGGCCACACAGCCCGCGGCATTTACAAGCTCGAAGGGGATGAGCTGGTCCTGTGCCTGAGCATGGGCGGTCCGCGGCCGACCAGCTTCTCGACGCGGGGGCGCAATGACACGGAGATGTTCACACTGCGGCGCAGCCTCTGGGAGCGGTACACCGAGCCGAACCTGGGCTTTACCGTCGAGGCGCCGGGCCAATGGCGGGTCAAGGCCGATCAACTGGAGCTGCCCTCCGGTCCGGTACCGATGCTCTGGTACCAGGCGAGCACGGGCAAGGACCGCTTGACCTTTACCCTGGTCGTGGTGACACTCCGGGGTCGGCCCGGCGGAGGGAAAGCGCTGGAGGGGTTGTTTGATACCGCCCAGCGACTCCTCTGCGAGCAATTTGGCGAGGGTGCACGGGAGGAAGAGGCCAAAATCAAAGGTCCCTGGCCGGCCCGCGAAGTCACCCTCCGGCGCACCGAGGAGAAGGAATCGGCTGTGCTCCGGGCCAGGTTTTTCCTCATCGGTGAGCGGCTCTATGTCCTGGCGGTCCAGGGGTCGGAGGAACAGGTGCGCACCGCCGCCCCGCGCTTCTGGGCCACCTTCCGCCCTGCCCCCCTGGAGACCAAAAAGGCGGAACCGAAGAAGGGAGAGCCGAAAAAAGCCGAGCCGAAACAAGGAAAGCCAAAGCCAGGAGAGCCAAAGCCAGAAGAGCCAAAGAAGGAACCGCCCTCCAAAAAACCCTGACCGCCTTCCCGCCGGAGCCACCCCACGGACTGGTAGAAGCGACCCTGCGGACTGGTAGAAGCGACCCTGCGGACTGGTAGAAGCGACCCTGCGGACTGGTAGAAGCGACCCTGCGGACTGGTAGAAGCGACCCTGCGGACTGGTAGAAGCGACCCTGCGGACTGGCAGAAGCGACCCCACGGACTGGTAGGAAAGGATGATCCCATGTCGGCCCCTGCTCCCGTGATGCAGCCCTGCCCCGGTTGCGGCATGCCGCGCTTGGCGGACGCCATCGGGCGTTCCCCGTGTCCCGTCTGCGCCGATATGGCACCGAGTGCGCCAGAGGCCCCGGCACCCCGCGAAGCTCCCGCCGCGGACCCCTATGCCCACCTGCCCGCCGATGCCTCTGTTCTCTACGCCGCTGCGTCCCCTCCGCCGGACAAAGCCGCCCGCACGCCGTGGCGCCTCTTGGGATTGGCCTTCGCCGCAGGAGCGCTCCTGGGTGGATTGACGGTGGCTGCCTTCCGCCCGGCTTCCTCCCCGGAACCCCCGGCGGACGCCTTCGTCTCTCCCATCGTGGCCCTGGCGGAACGTTCCCCGCCCGCGTCCCCCGTGGTGTCCGATCCGCCTGCGGGCAAAACCGCCGACTCTGCCGAGAAGACCCCCTCCGCTCCTCCCGCCTCGCCCGAAGCGCCAGTGGGGAAGCCCGGCGAGGAGCCTGGAGGTCAGGCCGCGGCGAAACCGCCGGCGCCCGGCCAGCCGGAAAAACCCGACCCACCTGGCGCGGACAAACCCGGCGCCGATCGCCCGGGTGCGGATCGGCCGGTGGCCAATCAGCCGGAGCCGGAGAAGCCCCGTCCCCTGCCCCCGCCCCCGCTGCAACGGGAACGCATCGTCGTCCGCCTGGAACAGCCCGAAGCCACCTACACCGTACCGGAGGAATGGCTGCAACCAGGGAGGAGCATCGTCCTGCGCGGCCAGGTCCGCGAGTTGCGCATTCCCCACCTGCCGCCGCATACCGAACTCGACGCCCGCGAACTGACCGCCGGCAGCATCTATGTCGGAGGAGAACGGCTGGAAATGGTCCAGATGCACCTGCATGCCCCGGAGGGTGTCGTCGCCTTTCGTACCGTGGTAGGGCAGGGGGCCAAGCTCCATGTCGATGCGCCCGGCGGCATGGTCCGCTTCGCCCTGGCTAACCCCTGGCAGCAGTTGCCGGTGCTCATCCACCGCGGTGCTCAGGT encodes the following:
- a CDS encoding sodium:solute symporter family transporter translates to MSTLSWWDGAVVVAYAAATLGVGLSFGRRQQSSQQYFLGGRRFPAVLLLISIVATETSTVTFLSVPGLAYRAGGNLTFLQLALGLILGRMVVAWLLVPLYFTGQFISAYEVLQTRFGPAVQRGAAGLFLVTRTLADGLRLFLTALLLQHLAGWELVPSILVLSVATLLYTGLGGMRAVVWTDVLQWCIYIGGAVLALGLLLAEAEGGLGGWSATAASAGKLQLWDVRWDWREPYTLWAGILGGAFLTMGTHGADQLTVQRLLCAGSVRAARWALIGSGLVVAVQFGLFLLIGVSLAVVQQQGRWEVPAAVAERADAVFGYYIVHGLPVGVVGLLVAAVLAAAMSTLSSSLNSSAGVVVRDFYRGWFGHLSEEEQVRIGRRATVACGVCQAAVAIGAAHYLERSVVDAALSITGWTTGGILGLFLLGCRRRVPRASAALLGLLAGLAVVAATWWSTTLAWPWWAPLGTLTTVAVALLADRWGNPRPAPRH
- a CDS encoding PDZ domain-containing protein; translated protein: MGAWLSLIWGGMMGCAWGLPVLTPIPSAPAERSAALPDPTGRGYMGVILNQETLAIEAVEPGKPAARAGLQPQDVIIRVNQFHPQTTQQVIAYVCSCRPGAVIEVEVQRGMERKVLLVTLMARPEEVDRGRIPFPVPDSPPPPPEE
- a CDS encoding PP2C family protein-serine/threonine phosphatase; its protein translation is MGWTFHIGKCSLLGNYRENNEDAVDVKVFPELTICIVADGMGGQAAGEIASRKAVEIIPRELRKSITPQMPLEAVKQATRRAIVLANEEIMALGASERDMRNMGTTVVLAFWRNRGQELFITGVGDSRAYLIRPGFIQQLTVDHSLAQALVEARTISAAEAKEHRFRNVLWKYLGSKEVGEGPEVQVLPLQAGDRYLLCTDGLTGVVSDEQLAREVNVCDDMQQCAEHLCQLALDQGSRDNVSCVVIEVAQEDT
- a CDS encoding glycosyltransferase, whose product is MDGPNAGAEAGRGIVLVHDWLTGMRGGEKCLEPLCRRWPQAQLCTLFYRRGSVSPAIERLRIRPSWLNRWPGVHHYYRYLLPLMPLAAGWRIPRAELVVSLSHAVAKSAQPPPGVPHVCYCFTPMRYAWHMKEAYFAAARNPSAWSWGLLRWLEQVKSGSRERLLEALRRWDQATAARVTHFLAISHTVRQRIWDCYRRDAAVIYPPVDTDFYTPTFQKREPFYLIVSALAPYKRFDLAIAACERLRRRLVIIGTGQDRRRLQAVAGSQTHFLGWQPDEVVRDYLRRAQALLFPGEEDFGIVPLEAQACGCPVIGFGRGGLTETVLPLGRSRTPTGVLFGEQTVEAVIEAIVEWERHREAFDPHQARRQALRFSRQRYEAEMFAYLEAVRAGRQPTREDRTAREPSMRLPVPYSAAA
- a CDS encoding C-terminal binding protein — protein: MARYRVVIADFVVDDAAPEREVLGDIADVVMLNAHQEEELHGKVEEADALMLFHTIRLSRQTIDRLQRCKLIVRCGVGYDNVDYRYARQKGIPVANVPDYGTEEVADSAIALMLSLVRGVTYHSRRLQRGEPNAWHYQPGGPLYRLRGRVYASLGLGRIGIAAALRAKAFGMKVVFYDPYITDGLDKALGFTRVETLEELLSQAYVLSIYCPLTEETRHLIDARALALLPPGAYLVNTARGAIVDTLALRDALRRGHLRGAALDVLPQEPPPPDDPLLQAWRDPADPCHDRLIINPHAAFYSEEGLRDMRVKGAQNCRRALLGQPLRNVVN
- the nusB gene encoding transcription antitermination factor NusB, which produces MYPRNRAREVALQLLFERDFLPQPLPFQEIASFARTRLRGLPEQVEYCLSLYQGVEEHRQAIDQALTAVLENWRLSRLHPADRNVLRLAAFQILFDPDPQPVPVIIHEAANLAHRYGTEESARFVMGILDKLAQQRAQPSASSSASSPAPPA
- a CDS encoding Minf_1886 family protein; this encodes MVKPAGTGGGAPLPDRPFTSRCRSIAVDSRIWDLCRQDRRYAYEAYEFVCAAVSFTQQKLERHRDQSRERHISGKELLEGLVDFAVEQFGLLASLVLRRWGVHSTDDVGCIVYQLIDLGILSRSERDRPEDFHAVFDLHQRLQEQIAVLWRTTDFSRRGEKV